GTCCCGTGGAGTCCGAGACGATCGTGCGCCCGAAGTTGGCGAGCGTGTCGTCGGCGACCAGCTGCACGACGGCCCCGCCCAGTGGTCGTACGGCGACGCTGTCGTGCACGATGCCGTACACCATGGCGCGTTGCGTGGCGACGGACGGCTGCGCCGAGGCGTGGCCAGCCGTGCAAGCGGCCAGCGTCGCAACTGTTACCAGTGTGCGCAGCGTTGGCGAGAGCGTAAACCATCCCATGATCGGCACTCGGTGGGAGCCATCGGGTACGGATGCGGGTGGAGACTTCCGTTGTTCGAGTGTAGCGCCAGTTTTCACGGCACGCCATATCCCCCCGTTTTCTTCTACTGAACCGCCGGTGCTGATTCCGTTTCCGCAGGGCTGGACTCACTATCTCGTGGGTGGTCTCACGATCGGCCTGGGTGTGAGCGTGTTGTTCGCACTGACCGGGCTGATTGGCGGGATGAGTTCCGTGTATTCGTCGACGTGGTCATTCGTTGTGCAGCGGCCGTTCTTTCAGCAGCCCCGCTTGGTGAACAGCCGAGCGTGGCGTCTGGCGTACGCGGCCGGGCTGATCGTCGGCGCGTTCGTGTGGTGGCTGATGTTCGGACACGGGGAGCGCGTGGCGGTGTCGGTGCCGGCCTGGCAGCTCGCGATCGGCGGTGTGCTGGTCGGGTACGGTGCACGGTTGTCGCGCGGCTGTACGTCGGGCCATGGCATCTGCGGACTGGCGTCGCTCAAGTTGCCGTCGCTGCTGGCGGTCCTGACGTTCATGGCGACGGCGTTCATCGCGGCGAATGTCATGGCGCGCCTTGGTGGGAGCTGACACGATGCTCAAGTCTGCGCTCGGCGCCGGTTCCCTCTTCGGATTCGGCCTCGCGTTCTCCACGATGATTCAACCGCGCGTCGTGCTCAGCTTCCTCCGCTTCGAGGATATGGGACTGATGCTGGTGCTGGGCGGTGCGGTGGTGGTCACGTTCCTCGCCTATCGCTTCGTACCACAGCTGTTGCGGCAGCCGCTGTTGGGCGGCACGTTCGGCGCGCACGAGTCGGTGCTGGATCGCTCGACGATCATCGGCGCGGCGATCTTTGGCATCGGTTGGGGCATCACCGGCGTGTGTCCGGGACCCGCGATCGCGGGGCTTGGTGCCGGCAGCTGGGAATTGGGGTATGCGATCGGTGGTATTGCGCTCGGCGCGCTCGTGCAGGGATTCACGGTACCGCGCGAATCGTAACTCGACACGGAGATCGAGAAATGCGCGCAAGAACGGTAATTGGATTGCTTCTCGCGGTCTGTACCGCGTCGTGCATCCCGCTGTGGGGCAGGACGGTGTACGCCTCGAAGTCCGTGATGGAGAAACAGGGAACGAACCTGCTCGTGGCCGGAGACCGTTCCACGTGCCAGGTGAGCGAGGCGGTGTTCAATCGCGTGGCGATCGGCGATCGGCATCGCTGCGTGTGGAATGAGAGTGATCCCAACGGCACACGGATCCGACCGGGAATGCCGCCGACGCCACGACGGCAGCCGGCGGCACTCCCCAGGCGCAACTAGATCTCCGTCAGGTATTTCAGCGAGCAATATCCTTCTTCACCGTTCGCTGAGCGGACGAGTGCCCACTCGCCGTTGTACTTGCTGAGCAACGTCACTTCGGAATGGTGCGCCGCCTTGCCGATGATCGGCTGATCGGTGCCTGGTCCTTTGCGGATGTTCAGGTTGGAACTCTCGGTCGTGACCTTGAGCCGCGTGGATGGTGCGGCGGGTGACACATCGAGGTTGAGCACGAGATCACCACTGCGGAAGTCGGGGTCGATCGAATCGTAGATCGCCCACAGCTTGTCTTTCGCTTCGCCCGTCGGCACGACGCCGTCGATGTAGAGCACGTTGTCCTGTGTGCGCACCGCGGTATTCGTTGCGCCGCTTGAATTCACGGCGGTGATCAGTGCGGCGTACTTGTCTTGAAGGGTGCTCATTTCTTCACCGTGGCCTTGTTGTCGATCTTCTTCGGGTTGAGCGCAGAGAGCGCTTGCATCGCCATGGGCAAATCGGCTTTCTTGATCTCACCGTTGAGGGTGATCACGCCGTCGCTGATCGTCGCGGTGAGCGTGGGGAAAGCCGCGAGTGCGGTCGCCACGCTGGTGCGGAGCGCGTCATCGGGCGAAATCACGACCGGTGGCGGCGCGATCGTCGAGCTGTCGGCGACTGACTTCACGCCCTTCACGGCCGCCACCTTTGCGGTGGTCGATGCGCGCGTTGCTTCGTCGGCAAACTCTCCGGAGATCGTCGCGACGCCGTTGGTCACCGCAACCGATACGCCGGATACGCCCGTGATGGCGGTGTCGACGGCGGCCTTGACGTCGGCGTCCTTGGGCGCGCACGCGGTGAGTGCCAAGGCGACAGAAAGCGTAACAGCGGAGATGAAGCCGCGTGTGCGCATGCGTGTGCGAATCATGGTTGACATGATATGCCGTACCTCTACTGAATTTGAAGAAAAGTCGTGGCGCATAGCCTGCCCACTCAACTGAACACGCACCAATCTTGCCGAAACGCAAGCATGCCCGACTGTGGGCTACGTGAGCACCTCGCGCGCGGGCCCCTGTTCGGCGATGCTGCCGTGCGACAGCACCACGACGCGATCGGCGAAGCTGCGGGCGAACTCGGCGTCGTGCGTCACGATCAGCAAGCCGCGTCCTTGAGCAGCCAGGGCGCGCAGCGACTCGCCCAAGGCGGCGCGACGGGCCGGATCGAGCGCCGACGTGGGCTCGTCCATCAGGAGCAGCTGCGGATCGGGGGCGAGCGCGCGGGCAATCGCCACGCGTTGAGCTTCGCCGCCAGAGAGTTGCCGCGGATACGCGTTCGCGCGCGCGGACACACCGAGCGACTCGAGCAGCCGAGTCG
This region of Gemmatimonas groenlandica genomic DNA includes:
- a CDS encoding SH3 domain-containing protein, whose amino-acid sequence is MSTLQDKYAALITAVNSSGATNTAVRTQDNVLYIDGVVPTGEAKDKLWAIYDSIDPDFRSGDLVLNLDVSPAAPSTRLKVTTESSNLNIRKGPGTDQPIIGKAAHHSEVTLLSKYNGEWALVRSANGEEGYCSLKYLTEI
- a CDS encoding YeeE/YedE family protein, which produces MLIPFPQGWTHYLVGGLTIGLGVSVLFALTGLIGGMSSVYSSTWSFVVQRPFFQQPRLVNSRAWRLAYAAGLIVGAFVWWLMFGHGERVAVSVPAWQLAIGGVLVGYGARLSRGCTSGHGICGLASLKLPSLLAVLTFMATAFIAANVMARLGGS
- a CDS encoding DUF6691 family protein, translating into MLKSALGAGSLFGFGLAFSTMIQPRVVLSFLRFEDMGLMLVLGGAVVVTFLAYRFVPQLLRQPLLGGTFGAHESVLDRSTIIGAAIFGIGWGITGVCPGPAIAGLGAGSWELGYAIGGIALGALVQGFTVPRES
- a CDS encoding BON domain-containing protein; this translates as MIRTRMRTRGFISAVTLSVALALTACAPKDADVKAAVDTAITGVSGVSVAVTNGVATISGEFADEATRASTTAKVAAVKGVKSVADSSTIAPPPVVISPDDALRTSVATALAAFPTLTATISDGVITLNGEIKKADLPMAMQALSALNPKKIDNKATVKK